A window of the Vespa velutina chromosome 7, iVesVel2.1, whole genome shotgun sequence genome harbors these coding sequences:
- the LOC124950494 gene encoding uncharacterized protein LOC124950494: MIMEIADVGGGQVRTGLIFLFLISVILIKRTTGSNGGTCGLAELTCRDGHCVPIDAYCNGKNDCGDGSDEPTLCTPCNRTYHGQEGRTYHLELSRPAETRLPFLCHLTFTAAGRGYGELVQLLWDSFSVGRLEPNAEYLSASCPEGSLQLAELGRHFTGGFWCGAGENRATYYSETSTVTASIRLFHAPPSVPFDFRLRYRFVSRNDAVARLGKPDYPIERGSPVPGTYCSRNFYECHLKQCRLQSPNYPGEYPRNASCMITLRQKEVPTCKHAMISVKNSPTGPTGLTSSNASLSIWQDCTPEKDRLIFHDGLRTEDPILLIYCGGPLPRVIARGPNMLVEFRSSPIAIPLGASALRLELEVQVIYVDSDGLDYARNSEGCHFFVNGTAKRSGTLRAPLHALPPSSSCTWNIKGSAGDRVWIYFSSYSQRDLTTSTENNASTQSDSLCGVKLLFWDGSPLTGLPMVTLCDSTPKLCAHAALRNATRSTRPCTADESYLTIAPSLTLRMETVLGTALHNVNFQAQYEFISTIQVGEPWGDGVCSRVWRKVRSGDVTSPRDVRLYGRGGSSKLDCKYRIEAGVGERVRLTLHNVSLGEATSCISEPDPHTGRPRCVHEIGSREARLVLYEAPWRDVKLPRACLCDNTSNLPLTHISAGRALEITFLVDQQAPHEDFETLFFYASFELVRSPECPRKQRVRGEGGELRFVAPPLSRPDIYCEGLPWLVEARENRSLFVLTWGWFMPLEPGPVSESSDAIKCPTSNRILLYSGWPPRLLKVVCPAEPGAREFTVHVFSEEWLGGEEGKWPGPPRPPALLLDFVARESGQAAASWLEISKSRAALRRQLRLPERGPENETVSQGDCPHKCPELGACIAASLWCDGRPHCPSGHDEANCGSGARLLGLLPPALWLVVAGVTGIVTAFACLFAILISRSRLRAKRLRYKGTMKNSKPRRAPTEETLLGAAS, from the exons ATGGCAGCGACGAGCCAACGCTTTGTACTCCATGCAACCGCACCTATCACGGTCAGGAGGGTCGTACCTATCATTTGGAGCTTTCTAGACCAGCCGAAACGCGTCTTCCTTTTCTATGTCACCTGACCTTCACTGCGGCTGGTCGAGGTTACGGTGAACTCGTTCAACTACTTTGGGATTCCTTCAGCGTAGGACGTCTCGAGCCAAACGCCGAATATCTATCGGCTAGCTGTCCCGAAGGATCTTTGCAATTGGCCGAATTGGGTAGACACTTTACAGGTGGATTTTGGTGTGGCGCCGGCGAAAATCGTGCAACTTATTACAGCGAGACCAGTACGGTCACTGCCTCGATTCGTCTATTTCACGCACCACCCTCCGTTCCCTTTGATTTCCGTCTTAgatatcgtttcgtttctcgaaACGACGCCGTGGCACGTCTAGGAAAGCCGGATTATCCAATCGAGAGGGGCTCGCCCGTTCCAGGAACCTACTGCTCCAGAAACTTTTACGAGTGCCACTTGAAACAATGTCGTCTCCAAAGCCCAAATTATCCAGGAGAATATCCAAGAAATGCGAGCTGTATGATTACGCTCCGTCAAAAGGAGGTACCAACTTGCAAACATGCTATGATATCTGTTAAAAACAGTCCAACCGGCCCAACTGGATTAACCAGCTCCAATGCGTCGCTCAGCATTTGGCAGGATTGCACGCCTGAAAAAGATCGACTAATCTTTCACGACGGCTTGCGTACCGAAGATCCAATACTTTTGATTTATTGTGGTGGTCCTTTACCAAGAGTCATCGCCAGAGGACCAAATATGCTCGTTGAGTTTAGAAGTTCACCGATTGCCATTCCTTTAGGAGCGTCGGCATTGAGACTCGAATTGGAAGTTCAAGTTATCTATGTGGACTCAGATGGTTTGGATTATGCCAGGAACTCCGAAGGATGTCATTTCTTTGTCAATG GTACAGCCAAAAGGAGCGGCACGTTAAGAGCTCCGCTTCACGCACTACCACCAAGTTCTAGTTGCACGTGGAATATCAAAGGATCAGCTGGTGATCGCGTATGGATATATTTCTCATCTTATTCTCAAAGGGATTTAACAACGAGTACGGAAAATAATGCTAGCACGCAATCGGATTCATTGTGTGgagttaaattattattttgggATGGATCTCCGTTAACTGGACTTCCTATGGTCACCCTTTGCGACAGTACACCTAAACTTTGTGCACATGCGGCCCTTAGAAATGCTACGAGAAGTACTAGACCTTGCACAGCAGATGAAAGTTATCTCACGATTGCACCGAGCTTAACATTGCGAATGGAAACCGTACTTGGAACTGCTCTTCACAATGTCAACTTTCAG GCTCAATACGAATTCATTTCAACGATTCAAGTTGGTGAACCATGGGGAGACGGTGTTTGTAGCAGAGTTTGGCGTAAAGTTCGAAGCGGTGATGTGACGTCACCACGGGATGTACGGCTTTACGGTAGAGGTGGTTCCTCCAAATTGGATTGCAAATATAGAATAGAAGCTGGAGTAGGCGAAAGAGTTAGATTAACGTTGCACAACGTTAGCCTCGGGGAAGCAACGTCCTGTATCAGCGAACCGGACCCACATACTGGTAGACCACGTTGCGTACACGAGATCGGTTCAAGAGAGGCTCGATTGGTTCTTTACGAGGCACCGTGGCGTGACGTCAAATTACCTAGAGCTTGTCTTTGCGATAACACGTCTAATCTTCCGTTGACCCATATCTCAGCTGGAAGAGCACTTGAGATTACGTTCCTGGTAGATCAGCAGGCACCTCACGAAGACTTCGAGACTCTCTTCTTTTACGCCAGTTTCGAGTTGGTGCGTTCACCGGAGTGCCCGAGAAAACAGAGAGTTCGTGGCGAAG GTGGAGAGTTAAGATTCGTTGCTCCGCCCTTATCAAGGCCGGACATCTATTGCGAGGGTCTTCCATGGTTAGTCGAGGCTAGAGAAAATAGATCGTTATTTGTATTAACTTGGGGTTGGTTCATGCCGTTAGAACCAGGACCGGTATCCGAATCGAGCGACGCCATTAAATGTCCAACATCTAACAGGATATTATTGTATTCCGGTTGGCCACCAAGATTGTTGAAAGTGGTTTGTCCAGCTGAACCCGGTGCCAGGGAGTTTACAGTTCATGTGTTTTCTGAAGAATGGTTAGGCGGAGAGGAAGGGAAATGGCCTGGGCCACCAAGGCCACCTGCACTTTTATTGGATTTTGTTGCCAGAGAATCCGGTCAAGCTGCAGCCTCTTGGTTGGAAATATCTAAGAGCAGAGCTGCTTTACGCAGACAGTTACGTCTTCCAGAAAGAGGACCAGAGAACGAGACCGTATCTCAGGGAGATTGTCCGCACAAATGTCCCGAACTTGGTGCTTGCATCGCTGCCAGTCTTTGGTGCGACGGCAGGCCACACTGCCCGTCCGGTCATGACGAGGCCAATTGCGGAAGCGGCGCTAGATTATTAGGGTTATTGCCGCCGGCTTTATGGCTCGTCGTTGCCGGAGTTACCGGAATTGTCACTGCCTTTGCGTGCCTCTTCGCCATACTAATCAGcag GTCCAGGTTACGCGCGAAACGACTTCGTTATAAAGGAACGATGAAGAATAGCAAACCGAGACGGGCGCCGACGGAAGAGACACTTTTGGGTGCGGCATCCTGA